CCTTCCTGTCCGGCCCAGTTCCAGCTCTTAAGTTCATCGGGAAATCCCCAGTTGCTCACAGTCTCTTTCTTTCCTTCAGGAATTGGACGATGTACAAACATCTCAACTTTGCTCTTACCCCATACAACATACTGATAATATGACGGAACTTTCCTGTTTCCGATTATGTCAATGTCGCCCTGGTAATTAGTATATACCGGCCATACATCTCGTCTGAAGAATCCACCACCTGCAGGAGGTGTTCCAGGAGCTGCTCCCGGTGCACCGGCCGGTGCATTTGCAGCCTGATTAACCTGCTGGTTTGCGGCAGCAGGTAATGCTGGATTGGCTTCTGAGGTGATATCCCTTAGCTGAGGCATACCTACTCCTGCCTCACCAATGTTATCTGTTGCTGTCCAGACAAAGTATCCGATCACATAAGGAAGTTTTTTTACTGTTTCATAGTTTTCAAGAGCCAGCGGAGGATTTGTTTCACTGCCAATCATAACCCTGTCGGGATATTTAACATGATCCTCTTCATATCGCTTCCATGCATAATTATACCCGATAAGATCAAAAAGGGCCATGTGCTCAGGAATCTCATCCCATTTACTTTTCTGACCTCTCATCCAGGCAAAGTCATTAAAACATTCTGTTACAAAGCGGGTCTTGTCGAACCTGCGTATTTCACCTGTCAGATTTTTTGCGATCCTGTATCCTGATGTATCGAATGTTTCACGGATTTCGTTCCCAATGCTCCATATTATTACCGATGGATGGTTTCTGTCGCGCTTAACCCACGACCCTACATCTCTCTGCCACCATTCTTTGAAATAAAGGTGATAATCCTGCTCCTTTTTAGGGGTTTCCCACATATCGAATACCTCATTGACAACAAGCATCCCGAGCTTGTCGCATGCATCAAGCAATGCTGGCGATGGAGGATTGTGGCTGGTTCTGATGGCATTAAAACCATACTTCTTCAATATCTCAATTTTTCGCTCCTCAGCACGGTCAATTGAAGCTGCGCCAAGAGGACCATTGTCGTGGTGATAACATCCTCCAATCATTTCAACCGGTTTGCCGTTAATTGTCAAACCGGCCTTTGCATCTATTTTTATACTTCGGATACCGAACTGAGCCTGCTCATAATCTATAATTTTTCCATTTTCAATTACAGATACTTTTGCCACATAAAGGTTGGGTACCTCAAGAGACCACAAAGCAGGCCTTTGAACAGTAACGAGTTGTTGAACTTCCACTGTCTGGCCAGGTCTGACTAACGAATTGGTATTTATCGCGCCAGCCTGCTTACCCAAGGCATCATATAACTGAGTCTTAAGAACAATTTGTTTTTCCGTTGACCCACTGTTTGTGATATAAGAGGCTATATTCACATCTGCCGAATATTGCGAAACGGACGGAGTTGTAACATACAGACCACCGGCAACATCAATATGGACAGGATCAGCAAGTGTCAGCCACACATGACGTGTGATACCTGAACCAGAATACCAGCGTGAATTCAATCCTTTGTTTCTGACACGGACAGCAACAACATTTGGTTTTCCGGGTGCATTAAGGAATGATGTGATATTATAATTGAAAGGTGTATACCCGTAAGGATGAAATCCAAGATGTTTTCCATTAATCCAGACATCAGAATTCATGTATACTCCGTCAAACTGCAGATAGGCAATCTTGCTCTTATCTTCAGGTTTAATTGTAAAGCTTTTCCGATACCAGCCAATTCCTCCAACCGTATATCCGGAACTCATCTTGTCAACAGAAAGTTTGCTGAATGGCCCGATGATGTCATCACCGTTCTGTCCCGGAAGATCTTCAATGCTCCAGTCGTGAGGCACACTGATGATTCTCCAACTGGCATCGTTGAAACCCGGATTCTCAGCACCTGCAATACTGTCTTTCATGAAACGCCAGCCATCATCGAATGAGAGTGTCCTTACAAGGGGGGCTGGTGCTGTGATTTGGCTAAATACTGACAGACCGCTAAATATCGTCAATCCCAGGCACAGAGCGAGAGTAACGACGAATGAACCTGACAGAAAGCTTTGCCTTTTCATTTTACAACTTTAACACACATCAGACGGCTCTGATCGCGGATAAGAAGTTTACCATCAGCTAATGCAAGCGGTGCCCAGTTCTGTGTCGGGAACCTCTGATCGCCTGAATCACCCTTAAGTAGTTCAGAAGAAGAGATCGCTTTAAAGGCTGTCGGATCAGGCTCAATTAGATATACCTTACTGCTGCCATCTGTGACAAGCAACAAACCATCAGCCAGGATCATACCACCTTTATCAAATAAGGGTGCTCTGCGTGTTATCCATTTTACCTTTCCGTCCATTCCCATACAAACCAGACCGTCTTTTCTTTCGTTTGTTGAATACTGAGCGTAGAAATAACCGTTAACAAGAACAGGAGGCTGTGTGTGTGCACCAAAATCAGGATTCTTGAAAAGTTCTGTAACATTGTAGGTGCCATCAGCCTTTTTCTCAACTTTTATCATTGATGATCCTGCATTATATCCTCCGGTGATCAGCATCTTTCCTTCACCTGCGTCAACGGCACTCGGGGCAGGGATTGAGCATTGCCAGTTTCCATATTCCCAGAGAATTTTGCCTGTAATTGGGTCTATTCCAACTACTTTACCGCCACTGGCGCTTTCTCCGCGACCAGCTGAAGCTGTTATCATTACAACGTGGTCTTCTTTTCCAACTTTTACAATTGCAGGGCTTACATAACCAACAGGTCCGAGAGATGGGGTTGCCCATTTAACTTTTCCAGTCAGTTTATCGTAAGCCACAACACCAGCCTGAGGAGCCTGTGAAGCCAGGATAAGCAGATCACCGTAAACCATAGGACACTGGCTTATTGCCCAGGTAGGGATTTTTGCCCCGCCATAATCAGTCCAGACATTCTTATTCCATATTGGTTTATGTGTATTGATATCAATGCAATAAAGGTCTCCATAAGGTCCGCATGAATAAACCCGGTTGCCATCTACAGCAGGTACGCTTCGTGATCCGGGAAACATTACAGATCCGGGAGCATCATAACTAAAACTCCAGAGTTCCTTACCGGTTGCAAGGTCAAAACATCTCATCTTATCCCCAACTTTGTCATCTCTGTCAAGCAAATAGGCCTTCCCTCCTTTAACAACAGGACCGCCAAAACCGATGCCAACTTCAGTTGTCCAAAGCACTTCCGGACCCTGCTGCGGCCATGTGCGTAGAAGACCTTTCTGAGCAGACATGCTGTTTCTGTTGGGACCAAGATATTGTGGCCAGTCTTGAGCAATGGCAGAACTAAATGCACTAATGCATAAAAGAATGTATATACTTCTGCGAAAAATTTTTGTTATCATATTATGGCTTTTTTAAGTTTTATTCCAAGGTTCGAATATATATAATATAATGGAATGCAATATC
This genomic stretch from Bacteroidales bacterium harbors:
- a CDS encoding DUF4982 domain-containing protein, yielding MKRQSFLSGSFVVTLALCLGLTIFSGLSVFSQITAPAPLVRTLSFDDGWRFMKDSIAGAENPGFNDASWRIISVPHDWSIEDLPGQNGDDIIGPFSKLSVDKMSSGYTVGGIGWYRKSFTIKPEDKSKIAYLQFDGVYMNSDVWINGKHLGFHPYGYTPFNYNITSFLNAPGKPNVVAVRVRNKGLNSRWYSGSGITRHVWLTLADPVHIDVAGGLYVTTPSVSQYSADVNIASYITNSGSTEKQIVLKTQLYDALGKQAGAINTNSLVRPGQTVEVQQLVTVQRPALWSLEVPNLYVAKVSVIENGKIIDYEQAQFGIRSIKIDAKAGLTINGKPVEMIGGCYHHDNGPLGAASIDRAEERKIEILKKYGFNAIRTSHNPPSPALLDACDKLGMLVVNEVFDMWETPKKEQDYHLYFKEWWQRDVGSWVKRDRNHPSVIIWSIGNEIRETFDTSGYRIAKNLTGEIRRFDKTRFVTECFNDFAWMRGQKSKWDEIPEHMALFDLIGYNYAWKRYEEDHVKYPDRVMIGSETNPPLALENYETVKKLPYVIGYFVWTATDNIGEAGVGMPQLRDITSEANPALPAAANQQVNQAANAPAGAPGAAPGTPPAGGGFFRRDVWPVYTNYQGDIDIIGNRKVPSYYQYVVWGKSKVEMFVHRPIPEGKKETVSNWGFPDELKSWNWAGQEGKKFIVHVYTRSPLVKLELNGKVVGEQNIEPGKSITATFEVPYEPGKLVARCFENGKESASQILVTTGKPSSVRLIADRYDIKADRNDLSYVRAEILDPNGNIVPDADDILVNFEVTGSGKVAGVGSGNPRDMSSFQQPKKKAYQGICLAIIRPEKPGNIYVKATAAGLKDANIVIAAK
- a CDS encoding PQQ-like beta-propeller repeat protein, coding for MITKIFRRSIYILLCISAFSSAIAQDWPQYLGPNRNSMSAQKGLLRTWPQQGPEVLWTTEVGIGFGGPVVKGGKAYLLDRDDKVGDKMRCFDLATGKELWSFSYDAPGSVMFPGSRSVPAVDGNRVYSCGPYGDLYCIDINTHKPIWNKNVWTDYGGAKIPTWAISQCPMVYGDLLILASQAPQAGVVAYDKLTGKVKWATPSLGPVGYVSPAIVKVGKEDHVVMITASAGRGESASGGKVVGIDPITGKILWEYGNWQCSIPAPSAVDAGEGKMLITGGYNAGSSMIKVEKKADGTYNVTELFKNPDFGAHTQPPVLVNGYFYAQYSTNERKDGLVCMGMDGKVKWITRRAPLFDKGGMILADGLLLVTDGSSKVYLIEPDPTAFKAISSSELLKGDSGDQRFPTQNWAPLALADGKLLIRDQSRLMCVKVVK